Proteins from a genomic interval of Cervus elaphus chromosome 13, mCerEla1.1, whole genome shotgun sequence:
- the ELL3 gene encoding RNA polymerase II elongation factor ELL3 isoform X2 has protein sequence MEGPQELLSGKLQLCFTPAARTSLLLLRLNDAALRALQECHQQQVRPVIAFQGNRGYLRLPGPHWSCLFSFIASQCGQEGAGGPGLDLVCQRLGRSGPNRLHCLGPLRERLTIWAAMDSIPAPSSVQRHNRTGDARDRESWKSVGDYPEGDTISQSQMALEEVPEPLASSQGQSLPGSSREHMAQWEVRNQTLLPNRDPDQALPPSASQKHVDKKRPAPAAMVELKQKRLRTLAPSPLQGLPSQDLQEEDWEQEDKDEDVGPRLEHSPSVQADSESPNPEEVPDYLLQYRAIHSAEQQHAYEQDFETDYAEYRILHARVGAASQRFIELAAEMNSVQRGTPEHKVLEEKIVQEYKKFRKRYPGYREEKRRCEYLHQKLSHIKGLILEFEEKNRGS, from the exons ATGGAGGGACCCCAGGAGCTTCTGAGTGGGAAGCTCCAGCTCTGCTTCACCCCGGCTGCCCGGACCAGCCTCCTACTGCTCAGGCTCAACGACGCAGCGCTGCGGGCGCTGCAGGAGTGTCATCAGCAACAG GTTCGGCCGGTGATTGCTTTCCAAGGGAACCGAGGG TACCTGAGGCTCCCAGGTCCCCACTGGTCCTGCCTCTTTTCCTTCATAGCGTCTCAGTGTGGCCAGGAGGGCGCTGGTGGTCCTGGCTTGGACCTTGTATGCCAACGCCTAGGCAG GTCTGGGCCTAACCGTCTCCACTGCCTGGGTCCACTCAGGGAGCGCCTCACGATTTGGGCAGCTATGGATTCTATCCCAGCTCCATCTTCAGTTCAGAGACACAACCGGACTGGAGATGCCAGGGATCGTGAGAGCTGGAAGAGTGTGGGAGACTATCCTGAAGGAGACACAATTTCACAGTCACAGATGGCACTAGAAGAG GTGCCAGAACCACTGGCAAGCAGCCAAGGACAGTCACTCCCAGGATCCTCGAGGGAGCACATGGCACAGTGGGAAGTGAG GAACCAGACCCTTCTTCCAAACAGAGATCCTGATCAGGCGCTGCCTCCATCTGCTAGCCAGAAACATGTGGACAAG AAACGTCCAGCGCCTGCAGCTATGGTAGAACTAAAACAAAAGAGGCTCAGAACTCTAGCTCCAAGTCCCCTACAAGGACTGCCCAGTCAGGACTTACAGGAGGAAGACTGGGAGCAAGAAGATAAAGATGAAGATGTGGGTCCCAGGCTGGAGCACAGTCCCTCAGTTCAAGCAG ATTCTGAATCCCCAAACCCTGAAGAAGTACCAGATTACCTCCT GCAATACAGGGCCATCCACAGCGCAGAACAGCAACATGCCTACGAGCAGGACTTTGAGACAGATTATGCTGAATACCGCATCCTGCATGCTCGTGTTGGGGCTGCAAGCCAAAGGTTCATAGAGCTGGCAGCTGAGATGAACAGTGTTCAGCGAGGAACTCCAGAACACAAG GTGCTGGAAGAAAAGATAGTCCAGGAATATAAAAAGTTCAGGAAG CGGTACCCAGGTTACAGGGAAGAGAAGCGCCGCTGTGAGTACTTGCATCAGAAACTGTCCCACATCAAAGGTCTCATCTTGGAGTTTGAGGAAAAGAACAGGGGCAGCTGA
- the ELL3 gene encoding RNA polymerase II elongation factor ELL3 isoform X1, translating into MRTQTAMEGPQELLSGKLQLCFTPAARTSLLLLRLNDAALRALQECHQQQVRPVIAFQGNRGYLRLPGPHWSCLFSFIASQCGQEGAGGPGLDLVCQRLGRSGPNRLHCLGPLRERLTIWAAMDSIPAPSSVQRHNRTGDARDRESWKSVGDYPEGDTISQSQMALEEVPEPLASSQGQSLPGSSREHMAQWEVRNQTLLPNRDPDQALPPSASQKHVDKKRPAPAAMVELKQKRLRTLAPSPLQGLPSQDLQEEDWEQEDKDEDVGPRLEHSPSVQADSESPNPEEVPDYLLQYRAIHSAEQQHAYEQDFETDYAEYRILHARVGAASQRFIELAAEMNSVQRGTPEHKVLEEKIVQEYKKFRKRYPGYREEKRRCEYLHQKLSHIKGLILEFEEKNRGS; encoded by the exons CCATGGAGGGACCCCAGGAGCTTCTGAGTGGGAAGCTCCAGCTCTGCTTCACCCCGGCTGCCCGGACCAGCCTCCTACTGCTCAGGCTCAACGACGCAGCGCTGCGGGCGCTGCAGGAGTGTCATCAGCAACAG GTTCGGCCGGTGATTGCTTTCCAAGGGAACCGAGGG TACCTGAGGCTCCCAGGTCCCCACTGGTCCTGCCTCTTTTCCTTCATAGCGTCTCAGTGTGGCCAGGAGGGCGCTGGTGGTCCTGGCTTGGACCTTGTATGCCAACGCCTAGGCAG GTCTGGGCCTAACCGTCTCCACTGCCTGGGTCCACTCAGGGAGCGCCTCACGATTTGGGCAGCTATGGATTCTATCCCAGCTCCATCTTCAGTTCAGAGACACAACCGGACTGGAGATGCCAGGGATCGTGAGAGCTGGAAGAGTGTGGGAGACTATCCTGAAGGAGACACAATTTCACAGTCACAGATGGCACTAGAAGAG GTGCCAGAACCACTGGCAAGCAGCCAAGGACAGTCACTCCCAGGATCCTCGAGGGAGCACATGGCACAGTGGGAAGTGAG GAACCAGACCCTTCTTCCAAACAGAGATCCTGATCAGGCGCTGCCTCCATCTGCTAGCCAGAAACATGTGGACAAG AAACGTCCAGCGCCTGCAGCTATGGTAGAACTAAAACAAAAGAGGCTCAGAACTCTAGCTCCAAGTCCCCTACAAGGACTGCCCAGTCAGGACTTACAGGAGGAAGACTGGGAGCAAGAAGATAAAGATGAAGATGTGGGTCCCAGGCTGGAGCACAGTCCCTCAGTTCAAGCAG ATTCTGAATCCCCAAACCCTGAAGAAGTACCAGATTACCTCCT GCAATACAGGGCCATCCACAGCGCAGAACAGCAACATGCCTACGAGCAGGACTTTGAGACAGATTATGCTGAATACCGCATCCTGCATGCTCGTGTTGGGGCTGCAAGCCAAAGGTTCATAGAGCTGGCAGCTGAGATGAACAGTGTTCAGCGAGGAACTCCAGAACACAAG GTGCTGGAAGAAAAGATAGTCCAGGAATATAAAAAGTTCAGGAAG CGGTACCCAGGTTACAGGGAAGAGAAGCGCCGCTGTGAGTACTTGCATCAGAAACTGTCCCACATCAAAGGTCTCATCTTGGAGTTTGAGGAAAAGAACAGGGGCAGCTGA
- the LOC122706806 gene encoding proteasome maturation protein: protein MNARGLGSQLKDSIPVTELSASGPFESHDLLRKGFSCVKNELLPSHPLELSEKNYQLNQDKMNFSTLRNIQGLFAPLKLQMEFKAVQQVQRLPFLPSSNLSLDILRGNDETIGFEDILNDPSQSELMGEPHLMVEHKLGLL, encoded by the coding sequence ATGAATGCCAGAGGACTTGGATCCCAGCTAAAGGACAGTATTCCAGTTACTGAGCTGTCAGCAAGTGGACCTTTTGAAAGTCATGATCTTCTTCGAAAAGGTTTTTCTTGTGTGAAAAATGAACTTCTGCCCAGTCATCCTCTtgaattatcagaaaaaaattaccaGCTCAACCAAGATAAGATGAACTTCTCCACACTGAGAAACATCCAGGGTCTTTTTGCACCACTAAAACTACAGATGGAATTCAAGGCAGTACAGCAGGTTCAGCGTCTTCCATTTCTCCCAAGCTCAAACCTTTCACTGGATATTTTGAGGGGTAATGATGAGACTATTGGATTTGAAGATATTCTTAATGACCCATCACAAAGTGAACTAATGGGAGAACCGCATTTGATGGTTGAACATAAACTTGGCTTGCTGTAA